A region of the candidate division WOR-3 bacterium genome:
AGGCACTCTACCCTTCAAATACCATTCCTTTCTTGCAATTTCAGCACCAGCCAATCTGCCCTTAGAATATACTTTGATTCCCTGGGCACCTGCTTTCATAGCCTGTTCAACAGCTCTTTTCATAGCACGCCGGTGGGAGACCCTCTGTTCAATTCTGAAAGCTATCTGCTGAGCGACGAGCGAGGCGTCGATTTCAGGTGTCTTGACCTCTTTCACATCGATGTGAAGATCTTTGTAAGGGGCAATTGCAGCAATTTCTTTCTTGAAAGACTCAATCTCCTTTCCTCCTCTTCCGATTATCATTCCAGGCTTTGCAGTATAGATGGAGATGGATATTTTATCTGGGAGAACTCTCTCGATTTCGACTCTGGAGATACCCGCTTCCTTAAATCGTGCTCTTATATATTTCCTAATTTCATAATCTTCTTTGACGAACTTCCGGTAATGGGTATCGTCTGCATACCAGCGAGATAACCAACCCTTGTTAACGCCTATTCTAAAACCATAAGGATGAACTTTCTGACCCATTACTCAACCTCCCTTGGAGCTACTTCAATTGTCAAATGTGAAGTTCTCTTTAAAATTAGAGTAGCCATTCCCCTAAACATTGGTCTTACTCTCTTCCAAATAGGACCCCTATCAACCTTTGCGACCTTTATGAAGAGCTTATCCTCAGGTAAATCCCCGCCTTTATCTCTGTAGGAAGCTACTGCAGCCTTAATAGCCTTCATTGCGAATCTTGCCGATTTCTTATTCAGAACCTTTAACATTCTCAGGGCTTCAGCTACACTTTTACCCCTAATTTCATCAAGAAGAGGGGCAACCTTCTTGGGTGAAATCCTTCTATATTTCAAAACACACTTCCCTTCCATCATTTTAACCTCGCCTTTTCAGCTGCCTTTTTATCCTTATGACCCCTAAAGGTTCTTGTTGGGGAAAATTCGCCAAGTCTGTGCCCAACCATTTCTGCTGTAATATAGACAGGTATAAACTTTCTTCCATTGTGGACCGCTATGGTGTGCCCAACAAATTCTGGTATTATCATAGACGCTCTGGAATAGGTTTTGATAACTTTCTTTTCACCCTTTTCGTTCATTTCCATAATTCTTTTGTACAGTTTAGCATCAACAAAAGGACCTTTTTTCTTTGATCTGGCCATTACTTGCGCCTCCTTACTATGAACCTGTCACTTGGTTTTCTCTTCTTTCTGGTCTTTTTACCATCAACAACACCCGTAGGACTACAAGGATGCCTTCCGGATTTGGACCTACCTTCGCCACCACCAAGAGGATGATCCACAGGGTTCATAACCATACCACGAACATGCGGCCTCCTACCAAGCCACCTCGACCTACCTGCCTTTCCAATAATGACGTTCTCATGATCCAGATTAGAAACTTGACCGATTGTAGCATAACACTTGACGTTTATCAATCTAACTTCACCAGATGGAAGCTGTACATGGGCATATTTGCCTTCTTTGGACAATATCACAGCACTCGCACCAGCTGCCCTCACCAGTTGTCCACCCTTTCCTGGAACCAATTCGATATTGTGAATGGGAATCCCTTCAGGTATCCTCTCAAGAGGGAGAGCATTACCAACTTTAATTTCTGCATCCGGACCTGACATGACCATATCCCCCACCTTGAGTCCTTCAGGAGCTATAATGTACCTCTTTTCCCCATCCATATATTGGAGCAATGCAATCCTCGCAGTTCTGTTAGGATCATACTCGATCGAAACAACCTTTGCTGGTACGCCAACTTTCTCTCTCTTGAAATCGATTATTCTATAATGCCTTCTATGGCCACCACCACGGAATCTGACGGTGATCCTACCGGTATTATTTCTACCACCCGACTTTTTAAGGGGCTCCAGTAATGATTTTTCGGGCTCTTCCTTAGTAATTTCTGAAAAATCTGATACCGTCATAAAACGCCGTGACGGCGTAACAGGTCTAAATTTTTTGACTCCCATGACTACACTCCTTCAAAGAATGGGATGGATTCACCTTTCCTAAGGGTTACAATCGCTTTCTTCCATGTCTTGGTGTAACCTGGGGCAAGTCTAACCCTTCGTGGTTTTGGCTTTACATTAATCACCCTTACCTTCTCCACATGCACCTTGAAAAGGTCTTCAATAGCCTTCTTTATCTCAATTTTATTAGAATCCGGAGCAACTTCGAAGACAAACTGACCATATTCCCTCAAAAGCGCCGTCTTTTCTGTTATAATTGGCCTTATTACAATGTCTCTTGGGTCTTTCATATCGCCAACCTCTTTTCTAATTTTTCTAACCCATCCTTCTCTATCACTACATATTTGTGATTGAGCACTTCCAAGGAATTGACGTCCTTCACCTCTATAACATCGCAGTAAGGGATATTCCTGCCAGACAGGTAAAGATTTCTATTGTAATCAGCGGAGAGAACTAAGGTTTTATCTTTATTCAGTCCCATCTTATCTAACAGCTCAGCCATTCTCTTCGTCTTAGGAACTTGAAATTCAAACTTTTCGATTACCAGTATACGCCCATTCTGCGCCTTATCAGCAAGAGAATGTAACAAAGAGAGTCTCTTTAGCTTAGTGGGAATCTCTGTGTAGTAATCCCTTGGCCTTGGACCGTGGGCCTTGCCACCGCCAACAAAAACTGGAGCCTTAACATCACCGTGTCTTGCTCTTCCAAGCCCTTTCTGTGGGTAAATCTTCCTACCCGATGCGTTAACCTCTGCACGTGTCTTTGCTTTATGAGTTCCCTGCCTTTTGTTCGCAAGATATAGCCTTGTGATTTCCCATAGTAGATGGAGATTGGGCTTAACACCAAATAATTCTTCCTTTAATTCAATTTCCCCTATTTGCTCACCATTTGGGTTGTATAAAGGTGCCTTCATTGCTCTTTCTCCTTAGCTTTCCTGAGAAATATTATTCCACCCCTTGGTCCAGGGACAGCGCCTTTCACGAGCACCACATTCTTGTCAGGAATTATCTTGACTATTTCCAGATTTTTAACGGTGATTCTTTTCAACCCGTCGTGACCAGGTAATTTCTTTCCCTTATATACCCTCGCAGGCTCAGTATGCTGACCGATAGAACCGGGCCTATTGTGGAATTTAGAGCCGTGAGATTTAGGGCCACCAGAAAATCCCCATCTTTTGATGACGCCCTGAAATCCCTTGCCTTTCGAAATTCCTGTGACATCTATCCGCTCACCTTCATTAAAGAGGTCTACAATCTTTATCTCCTGTCCAACCTGAAACTTAGAAACGTCATCTACACGAAATTCCTTAATCACCAGTGCAGGATACTTTTCTCTTTCGCCGAGAGCCTTACGCAATTCGCCGAGTTGAGGCTTATTAAGCTTTTTTGCCTCAACCTCACCATAACCCACTTTTATTGCGGTATAACCATCCCTTTCCACAGTCTTCCCCTGTATAACTGTACAGGGGCCGGCTTCAATGACCGTAACAGGGATCATCGAGCCGTCTTTGGTAGGGATCTGGGTCATACCCAGTTTTCTACCAATTAACCCTGCCATAGTTCACCTCAGATCATTTTTATTTCAACATCTACTCCAGGTGGTAAATCCAGCCTGGAAAGTTTATCTATCGTTTCCGCTGTGGGTTTCCTAATCTCTATTAGCCTTTTGTGAACTTTAAGCTCAAACTGCTCCTGGGACCTTTTGTCTATATGGGGAGACCTTATAACTGAAAATAGCGTCCTTTTGGTAGGAAGAGGTATCGGCCCTGAAACTTCAGCACCACTCGACCTTGCAGTATGGGCAATATTTTGTGCCGAGCGGTCCAGGAGCGCTGGGTCAAAGGACTTTAGTTTTATTCTTATTTTGGCTTCAAGTACCATGATTTTTACTCGACAATATCGGTTACGACACCCGCACCAACCGTCCTGCCACCTTCACGAATTGCAAATCTGAGCTCTTTCTCAATCGCTACAGGATACATGAGTTCAACGAGAAGGTTGACATGGTCGCCAGGCATCACCATTTCTCTACCTTCTGGAAGAGTAATTGTTCCGGTAACATCAGTGGTCCTGAAATAGAATTGAGGTCTGTAACCAGTCATAAATGGGGTGTGGCGTCCTCCCTCTTCCTTTGTTAACACGTAAACCTGAGCTCTAAATTTCTTGTGGGGCTTAATCGAACCCGGCTTCGCGACCACCATTCCTCTTTCTACATCTTCTTTCTTAACACCTCTCAAGAGCAATCCTACATTATCGCCGGGGAGTGCTTCATCCAGTTCCTTTCTAAACATTTCAATAGAAGTAACAACGGTTCTGAGCGGTTCATCTCTAAATCCTACAACTTCGACTTCCTCACCAGGGACCAATCTTCCACGCTCCACTCTTCCCGTAACAACCGTTCCACGGCCAGTAATGGAGAATACGTCCTCAATTGCCATGAGGAATGGCTTGTCTACTGCACGCTGAGGCTCTGGAATATAATTATCCAATGCGTCAAGAAGTTCCTGAATTGGCTTGTACCATGGGCAATTGGGGTCGTCCCCACATTCCTCAATAACCTTGAGGGCCGAACCCTTAATAATGGGAACCTCATCACCAGGGAACTCATACTTGTTAAGAAGGTCTCTCACCTCCAGTTCAACAAGTTCCTGAAGCTCTGGGTCATCAAGCATATCTATTTTGTTCATGAATACAACTATGTAAGGAACGTTTACCTGCCTTGCAAGGAGTACATGTTCCCTTGTCTGTGGCTGGACGCCATCAGCCGCAGAAACAACAAGGATTGCACCATCCATCTGCGCAGCACCGGTGATCATGTTCTTAATGTAGTCTGCGTGGCCAGGGCAATCAATATGAGCGTAGTGGCGTTTCTCTGTTTCATACTCAACGTGAGCAAGCTGGATTGTAATTCCACGAGCCTTCTCTTCCGGTGCTTTGTCTATTTGATCGTAGGGTACATAGTTAGCAAATCCCTTCAAGGACAGGTATTTTGTGATTGCAGCGGTTAAAGTGGTCTTTCCATGGTCAATGTGACCAATGGTACCCACATTTATGTGTGGCTTTGTTCTTACAAACTTTTCCTTAGCCATTTCTACATACCTCCATCATATTGTTAATGTTTTTTCCTTTTTTACAGGTGCATAATGATCCAGTTTCATCCAGAAGCTTGCCCTTCCCTGGGTTAGTGACCTCAAATCTGTCACATAACCAAGGAGTTTTTTTAAAGGCACATAAGCCTTTAGCTTCTGAATGTTATCACTTATATTCTCAATTTTATCCAGTTCTCCACCCCTCTGACCGAGGTCACTTACAACATTTCCAATGTACTCAGAGGGGCACACAACCTCGAGTAGAACTATTGGCTCAAGCAAAATAGGTTTCCCCTCCTGCAGCGCCCTCTGTACTGCCTTCCTTAAAGCCAGTTCATTTCCCAGCTGTGTAAAAGTACTATCTTCCCCTACTGCAACCAGTTGCACTTCCACATCAGTAACTGGGTAGCCCAAAATCGGACCGAAAGATATTGACTCGTAGGCTATATTTATGAAAAGTTCTCTAAGCTGAGGATTCATCTCGGGCAAAATGGTAACCTTGTTACCTTCACCTCTGTTACGAGGTATTAGTTTGACCTTCGCATATCCCTTTTCCTTAACCCCTCCAATCTCCCTTTCAAAGAGTTCCTCAACTTCTGCTTCAACCGTTATCGTTTCTCTATACGTAACCTGCGGTTTTCCTGTCTTGATGGGTATTTTAAATTCTCTCACAATTCTATCAGTAATAATCTCAAGATGCAACTCACCCATACCACTAATAAGAAGTTGACCTGTCTCCCGGTCTTTTCCCACCTTAAAGCTCGGGTCTTCAATCTGTATTATATTGAGAACCTCCTTTAACTTATCTTCGTCCTTGGAGGATT
Encoded here:
- the rpsC gene encoding 30S ribosomal protein S3, which gives rise to MGQKVHPYGFRIGVNKGWLSRWYADDTHYRKFVKEDYEIRKYIRARFKEAGISRVEIERVLPDKISISIYTAKPGMIIGRGGKEIESFKKEIAAIAPYKDLHIDVKEVKTPEIDASLVAQQIAFRIEQRVSHRRAMKRAVEQAMKAGAQGIKVYSKGRLAGAEIARKEWYLKGRVPLQTLRADIDYAQETAFTKYGTIGVKVWIYKGDILKKPTEE
- the rplV gene encoding 50S ribosomal protein L22 — protein: MMEGKCVLKYRRISPKKVAPLLDEIRGKSVAEALRMLKVLNKKSARFAMKAIKAAVASYRDKGGDLPEDKLFIKVAKVDRGPIWKRVRPMFRGMATLILKRTSHLTIEVAPREVE
- the rpsS gene encoding 30S ribosomal protein S19, with translation MARSKKKGPFVDAKLYKRIMEMNEKGEKKVIKTYSRASMIIPEFVGHTIAVHNGRKFIPVYITAEMVGHRLGEFSPTRTFRGHKDKKAAEKARLK
- the rplB gene encoding 50S ribosomal protein L2, whose product is MGVKKFRPVTPSRRFMTVSDFSEITKEEPEKSLLEPLKKSGGRNNTGRITVRFRGGGHRRHYRIIDFKREKVGVPAKVVSIEYDPNRTARIALLQYMDGEKRYIIAPEGLKVGDMVMSGPDAEIKVGNALPLERIPEGIPIHNIELVPGKGGQLVRAAGASAVILSKEGKYAHVQLPSGEVRLINVKCYATIGQVSNLDHENVIIGKAGRSRWLGRRPHVRGMVMNPVDHPLGGGEGRSKSGRHPCSPTGVVDGKKTRKKRKPSDRFIVRRRK
- the rplW gene encoding 50S ribosomal protein L23 gives rise to the protein MKDPRDIVIRPIITEKTALLREYGQFVFEVAPDSNKIEIKKAIEDLFKVHVEKVRVINVKPKPRRVRLAPGYTKTWKKAIVTLRKGESIPFFEGV
- the rplD gene encoding 50S ribosomal protein L4, encoding MKAPLYNPNGEQIGEIELKEELFGVKPNLHLLWEITRLYLANKRQGTHKAKTRAEVNASGRKIYPQKGLGRARHGDVKAPVFVGGGKAHGPRPRDYYTEIPTKLKRLSLLHSLADKAQNGRILVIEKFEFQVPKTKRMAELLDKMGLNKDKTLVLSADYNRNLYLSGRNIPYCDVIEVKDVNSLEVLNHKYVVIEKDGLEKLEKRLAI
- the rplC gene encoding 50S ribosomal protein L3 is translated as MAGLIGRKLGMTQIPTKDGSMIPVTVIEAGPCTVIQGKTVERDGYTAIKVGYGEVEAKKLNKPQLGELRKALGEREKYPALVIKEFRVDDVSKFQVGQEIKIVDLFNEGERIDVTGISKGKGFQGVIKRWGFSGGPKSHGSKFHNRPGSIGQHTEPARVYKGKKLPGHDGLKRITVKNLEIVKIIPDKNVVLVKGAVPGPRGGIIFLRKAKEKEQ
- the rpsJ gene encoding 30S ribosomal protein S10, translating into MVLEAKIRIKLKSFDPALLDRSAQNIAHTARSSGAEVSGPIPLPTKRTLFSVIRSPHIDKRSQEQFELKVHKRLIEIRKPTAETIDKLSRLDLPPGVDVEIKMI
- the tuf gene encoding elongation factor Tu, yielding MAKEKFVRTKPHINVGTIGHIDHGKTTLTAAITKYLSLKGFANYVPYDQIDKAPEEKARGITIQLAHVEYETEKRHYAHIDCPGHADYIKNMITGAAQMDGAILVVSAADGVQPQTREHVLLARQVNVPYIVVFMNKIDMLDDPELQELVELEVRDLLNKYEFPGDEVPIIKGSALKVIEECGDDPNCPWYKPIQELLDALDNYIPEPQRAVDKPFLMAIEDVFSITGRGTVVTGRVERGRLVPGEEVEVVGFRDEPLRTVVTSIEMFRKELDEALPGDNVGLLLRGVKKEDVERGMVVAKPGSIKPHKKFRAQVYVLTKEEGGRHTPFMTGYRPQFYFRTTDVTGTITLPEGREMVMPGDHVNLLVELMYPVAIEKELRFAIREGGRTVGAGVVTDIVE